A single Struthio camelus isolate bStrCam1 chromosome 8, bStrCam1.hap1, whole genome shotgun sequence DNA region contains:
- the TACSTD2 gene encoding tumor-associated calcium signal transducer 2 codes for MESQFGILLMLVLVVASSGQEGCTCATNKWTVCTQDVAGICTCTLVGSNHRVNCSTLTSKCLLMKAQMIPRKGKRFHGPRNGFVDNDGIYNPDCEDSGVFKARQCNQTDTCWCVNTAGVRRTEKGDKSLRCSELVRTSWIYIELKHKKMSSAFEDPEVANALEHLFQNRYKLHPKYIAGVKYNSPFIQIRLSQKDFEKSDNDVDIADVAYYFEKDIKDNSIFHSASTFNVSINGEALAIEKILIYYVDEKPPEFSARRMVAGVSAVLSVVTLTIVFGVTVLVILRWRRTGKYKKVEIKEMGETRRRPNLQLP; via the coding sequence ATGGAATCTCAGTTTGGAATTTTGCTGATGTTGGTTTTGGTGGTAGCTTCATCGGGGCAGGAGGGTTGTACCTGTGCAACAAATAAGTGGACGGTATGCACGCAGGACGTAGCTGGGATTTGCACCTGCACGCTAGTAGGTTCAAATCACAGGGTAAATTGTTCAACGCTGACTTCAAAATGCTTGCTTATGAAGGCACAGATGATCCCCCGCAAGGGCAAGCGTTTCCATGGACCTCGCAATGGGTTTGTAGATAACGATGGCATTTACAATCCGGACTGTGAGGACAGTGGTGTCTTCAAAGCCAGGCAGTGCAATCAGACTGATACTTGCTGGTGTGTGAACACTGCTGGAGTAAGAAGAACTGAAAAGGGGGATAAAAGCCTAAGGTGCAGTGAACTGGTTAGAACAAGCTGGATCTACATTGAACTGAAGCACAAAAAAATGTCCAGTGCCTTTGAAGATCCCGAAGTAGCAAATGCCCTGGAACATCTGTTTCAGAACCGATACAAACTGCATCCAAAGTACATCGCAGGTGTGAAGTATAATTCTCCTTTTATCCAAATCCGCCTAAGTCAAAAGGACTTTGAGAAATCTGACAACGATGTAGATATCGCTGATGTAGCTTATTACTTTGAAAAGGATATAAAAGACAACTCCATATTTCATTCTGCCAGTACATTTAATGTCTCTATTAATGGAGAAGCTCTGGCTAttgaaaaaatacttatttactaTGTTGATGAAAAGCCACCAGAGTTTTCCGCAAGACGTATGGTTGCTGGTGTTAGTGCTGTGCTGTCAGTGGTCACACTGACTATTGTCTTTGGGGTTACTGTGCTGGTTATCCTGAGGTGGCGGCggacaggaaaatataaaaaagttgAGATTAAAGAAATGGGTGAAACGAGAAGACGACCAAATTTACAGTTGccttaa
- the OMA1 gene encoding metalloendopeptidase OMA1, mitochondrial isoform X1, producing the protein MNIVCGLKFPSGNCIFFHLTSLTKRGKCNNLYRSCARHCPIRVNCVLDRCRRLDLSGITRNWFLTGNPNYYGNSFGKGPRHLLNVVNTELCKNAHHISARSCFRSSQPLVEKSASLQISSLVQLPNCFSAWNARIIRFFHVSPSFQAAPVPLFWIIIKPAQKLFAIILGRSIRSWWKALPPRKRELFKESARKNKWKILLSVSSLGVLFIVFYFTHLEETPITGRARLLVFGKEHFRELSQMEYDMWMMEFKNKMLPETDARYQVVERVVGHLSESNKDIPQVSQQKWVIHVVEEPGVNAFVLPNGQVFVFTGLLNAVSDIHQLSFILGHEIAHAVLEHAAEKASLVHFLDFLSLIFLTMIWAICPRDSLAVVGQWIQGKLQEFIFDRPYSRTLEAEADKVGLQFAAKACVDVRASSVFWQQMELAETIQGQPKLPEWLSTHPSHENRAEHLDRLIPEALKVRESCNCPSLSGPDPRLIFRLNMQHLLESSKDQQTQNSTKQDLTKSKLDLSHTQKVEDVPVTLTVKPTNS; encoded by the exons ATGAATATCGTCTGTGGTCTAAAGTTTCCAAGCGggaactgtattttctttcatttgacttCTTTGACCAAACGGGGGAAATGCAATAACCTCTATAGGTCTTGTGCAAGACACTGCCCAATTCGAGTCAATTGTGTACTAGATAGATGCCGAAGGCTAGATTTGAGTGGAATTACTAGAAACTGGTTTTTGACTGGAAACCCTAACTACTATGGAAACTCATTTGGTAAAGGACCGAGGCATCTTTTGAATGTTGTAAATACAGAACTTTGCAAGAACGCACACCACATTTCTGCAAGATCTTGCTTCCGGTCTTCTCAGCCTCTGGTGGAGAAGAGCGCATCCCTCCAAATCAGTTCTCTTGTGCAACTCCcaaattgtttttctgcttggAACGCCCGGATCATCAGATTTTTCCACGTATCACCGTCATTTCAGGCTGCTCCAGTTCCTCTTTTCTGGATTATCATTAAACCAGCTCAGAAATTATTTGCTATCATTCTTGGCAG GAGCATAAGAAGCTGGTGGAAGGCACTTCCTCCTAGGAAACGGGAACTCTTCAAAGAAAgtgcaaggaaaaataaatggaagatacTCCTGAGTGTCAGTAGCTTAGGAGTTTTATTTATCGTGTTTTATTTTACTCACTTGGAAGAGACACCAATCACAGGGCGTGCTCGGCTGTTGGTGTTTGGAAAAGAACATTTTAGGGAACTGTCACAGATGGAGTATGATATG tggaTGATGgagttcaaaaataaaatgttacctGAAACAGATGCACGCTATCAGGTTGTAGAAAGAGTTGTTGGTCATTTATCTGAAAGCAATAAGGACATCCCACAGGTCTCTCAGCAGAAGTGGGTTATCCATGTGGTTGAAGAACCAGGTGTAAATGCTTTTGTGCTTCCG AATGGACAAGTATTTGTTTTCACAGGATTGCTAAACGCAGTTTCTGATATTCACCAGTTGTCTTTCATTTTGGGACATGAAATAGCTCATGCTGTGCTGGAACATGCa gcAGAGAAGGCCAGTCTGGTTCACTTCTTGGATTTCCTATCACTCATCTTTCTCACTATGATTTGGGCCATCTGTCCTCGTGATAGTTTGGCAGTTGTTGGCCAGTGGATTCAGGGCAAGTTGCAGGAG TTTATTTTTGATAGACCATACAGCAGGACATTGGAAGCTGAAGCTGATAAAGTGGGACTTCAGTTTGCAGCAAAG GCTTGTGTGGATGTAAGAGCAAGCAGTGTATTTTGGCAGCAGATGGAATTAGCAGAAACCATTCAAGGGCAGCCCAAGCTACCAGAGTGGCTTTCCACCCACCCTTCTCATGAAAATAGAGCTGAACATTTAGACCGGCTTATCCCAGAG GCTCTTAAAGTAAGAGAGAGCTGCAATTGCCCATCTCTTTCTGGACCCGATCCTCGCCTCATTTTCAGACTTAACATGCAACATCTCCTGGAATCATCTAAAGATCAACAAACCCAAAATTCTACAAAGCAAGATCTTACAAAATCAAAACTGGATTTGTCTCACACTCAGAAAGTGGAAGATGTGCCAGTAACTCTTACAGTTAAACCTACAAACTCTTGA
- the OMA1 gene encoding metalloendopeptidase OMA1, mitochondrial isoform X2 → MNIVCGLKFPSGNCIFFHLTSLTKRGKCNNLYRSCARHCPIRVNCVLDRCRRLDLSGITRNWFLTGNPNYYGNSFGKGPRHLLNVVNTELCKNAHHISARSCFRSSQPLVEKSASLQISSLVQLPNCFSAWNARIIRFFHVSPSFQAAPVPLFWIIIKPAQKLFAIILGRSIRSWWKALPPRKRELFKESARKNKWKILLSVSSLGVLFIVFYFTHLEETPITGRARLLVFGKEHFRELSQMEYDMWMMEFKNKMLPETDARYQVVERVVGHLSESNKDIPQVSQQKWVIHVVEEPGVNAFVLPNGQVFVFTGLLNAVSDIHQLSFILGHEIAHAVLEHAAEKASLVHFLDFLSLIFLTMIWAICPRDSLAVVGQWIQGKLQEFIFDRPYSRTLEAEADKVGLQFAAKACVDVRASSVFWQQMELAETIQGQPKLPEWLSTHPSHENRAEHLDRLIPEE, encoded by the exons ATGAATATCGTCTGTGGTCTAAAGTTTCCAAGCGggaactgtattttctttcatttgacttCTTTGACCAAACGGGGGAAATGCAATAACCTCTATAGGTCTTGTGCAAGACACTGCCCAATTCGAGTCAATTGTGTACTAGATAGATGCCGAAGGCTAGATTTGAGTGGAATTACTAGAAACTGGTTTTTGACTGGAAACCCTAACTACTATGGAAACTCATTTGGTAAAGGACCGAGGCATCTTTTGAATGTTGTAAATACAGAACTTTGCAAGAACGCACACCACATTTCTGCAAGATCTTGCTTCCGGTCTTCTCAGCCTCTGGTGGAGAAGAGCGCATCCCTCCAAATCAGTTCTCTTGTGCAACTCCcaaattgtttttctgcttggAACGCCCGGATCATCAGATTTTTCCACGTATCACCGTCATTTCAGGCTGCTCCAGTTCCTCTTTTCTGGATTATCATTAAACCAGCTCAGAAATTATTTGCTATCATTCTTGGCAG GAGCATAAGAAGCTGGTGGAAGGCACTTCCTCCTAGGAAACGGGAACTCTTCAAAGAAAgtgcaaggaaaaataaatggaagatacTCCTGAGTGTCAGTAGCTTAGGAGTTTTATTTATCGTGTTTTATTTTACTCACTTGGAAGAGACACCAATCACAGGGCGTGCTCGGCTGTTGGTGTTTGGAAAAGAACATTTTAGGGAACTGTCACAGATGGAGTATGATATG tggaTGATGgagttcaaaaataaaatgttacctGAAACAGATGCACGCTATCAGGTTGTAGAAAGAGTTGTTGGTCATTTATCTGAAAGCAATAAGGACATCCCACAGGTCTCTCAGCAGAAGTGGGTTATCCATGTGGTTGAAGAACCAGGTGTAAATGCTTTTGTGCTTCCG AATGGACAAGTATTTGTTTTCACAGGATTGCTAAACGCAGTTTCTGATATTCACCAGTTGTCTTTCATTTTGGGACATGAAATAGCTCATGCTGTGCTGGAACATGCa gcAGAGAAGGCCAGTCTGGTTCACTTCTTGGATTTCCTATCACTCATCTTTCTCACTATGATTTGGGCCATCTGTCCTCGTGATAGTTTGGCAGTTGTTGGCCAGTGGATTCAGGGCAAGTTGCAGGAG TTTATTTTTGATAGACCATACAGCAGGACATTGGAAGCTGAAGCTGATAAAGTGGGACTTCAGTTTGCAGCAAAG GCTTGTGTGGATGTAAGAGCAAGCAGTGTATTTTGGCAGCAGATGGAATTAGCAGAAACCATTCAAGGGCAGCCCAAGCTACCAGAGTGGCTTTCCACCCACCCTTCTCATGAAAATAGAGCTGAACATTTAGACCGGCTTATCCCAGAG